Part of the Bacillus sp. THAF10 genome is shown below.
ATCGAGTTTTTCTTTGGCACCTTCTATCGTCAATAAAGATGGATAGGTTACTTTCTCATTAGCTGTATCCGATCCTATCGGTTTACCGATTTTCTCTGCATCCCCTTCTATATCTAAAATGTCATCTCGGATTTGAAAGGCTAAACCTACGTGTTCTGCAAACAGCTCCATTTTGGCAATGTCCGTTTCTGATGCATCTGCTAAAATGGCTCCAGCAACTACACTATACTTTAGCAATTCTCCTGTCTTGTTGCGGTGTATGTACTCAAGCTCATGGAGTGATAGCTGCTTCCCTTCTCCTTCCATATCTGCTACTTGCCCACCAACCATTCCAACTGGTCCTGCTGCCTTTGCAAGCTCTCTTGATAGCGTTATAACTTTTATCACTTCTACACCTTCGTTTAATAGATCCGTTATGACGTCAAAACTGTAAGTAAGAAGCGCGTCTCCAGATAAAATAGCCATTGCCTCACCAAACACTTTGTGATTGGTTGGTTTTCCACGTCTAAAATCATCATCATCCATACTTGGCAGATCATCATGGATAAGCGAATACGTATGAATCATTTCAATCGCACAAGCAACAGGAATTCCTAGACTCTCTCTTTTTCCAAAAGAGTGAAGCGTTGCTAAAACAAGCAGAGGACGCAATCGTTTTCCTCCTGCTTTTAAAGAATAATTCATTGCCTCAATTAACGTTTTAGGTGCGTTTATCTTTTCCATATAAGAAAACAATGCATCCTCAACGATCGTTTTTTTCTCTTTCATGAAGGTTTGAAAATCTGTCTGCAACAACTACATTTCCTCCTCTTGCACCTGGAAGGTTTCTAGCTCACCATTTTCTTTTAAAATATGCTCCATTTCTTTTTCAACGGTCGTTAGTTTATCATGACATAGCTTCGAAAGCTTCATGCCTTCTTTGTAATAGGAAATGGCTTCTTCTAATGGCACATCTCCTTCTTCTAATTTTTCTACGATTGTTTCAAGCTCCTGCATTGCATCTTCAAATGTTCGTTCCTTTTTCTCACTCATTATTTTATCGCTCCTTTATATCCTGAATCTCACAATGTAATTGACCGTTTTGAAGGTGAACCTGAATCGCTTCCCCTTTTTTGGCCTGTTCTACATGCTTAATGATGGTGCCATCTTCTTTATATGCCAAACTATATCCACGATTCATAATTTTAAGCGGGCTTAAGCCATCTATTTTTGTCAACTTGTTTTGAAACTGCCACTGCTTTTGCTGTAGAGCCTGCTTCATTAGTTTTGTTAGTAACTTGGTATGCTGTTCAAGAGAAGCCTTTTCTGTTTCCCATTGCTTTTTCGGGTGGTTACGTACTAAAAGGCCAGAAATCTGATCCAATTTTACGTGCTTCTTCTCCACCATTCTCTTCATGGCAGCTTCTAAGTGATCTATTTTCCTATCAAGATCTTGCTGCTTTTGCGCATATAAATTTTTTGGATACCGAAAGGCGTAAGATTTCTGAAGTGTAGTGAGCCTATCCTTTAATTGCTGCATCAATTTATTGGATGCCCGGTGCAAACGAAACTTACGATCAGAAAGCCGCTCCATCAATTCATTTATATGTGGCACAGCTAGCTCTGCTGCTGCAGTTGGTGTTGGCGCACGCATATCAGCCACAAAATCAGCAATTGTGAAGTCTGTTTCGTGACCAACAGCGGAGATGATCGGTAACGTGGAAGCAAAAATCTCTCTTGCGACGATTTCCTCGTTAAATGCCCATAGCTCCTCGATGGAACCACCTC
Proteins encoded:
- a CDS encoding exodeoxyribonuclease VII small subunit, yielding MSEKKERTFEDAMQELETIVEKLEEGDVPLEEAISYYKEGMKLSKLCHDKLTTVEKEMEHILKENGELETFQVQEEEM
- the xseA gene encoding exodeoxyribonuclease VII large subunit produces the protein MSERRYLTVTALTKYIKRKFDVDPHLQDVWLKGEISNFKQHSRGHMYFTLKDQNARLQVVMFAGNNKNLAFKPQEGMKVLVRGEITVYEANGSYQMYIKEMQPDGVGSLFLAYEELKKKLSQEGLFSPEHKKALPKYPRAVGIVTSPTGAAVRDIITTLKRRYPLTKIYVIPALVQGVNAAPSIVKAIQLAHTKSDIDVLIVGRGGGSIEELWAFNEEIVAREIFASTLPIISAVGHETDFTIADFVADMRAPTPTAAAELAVPHINELMERLSDRKFRLHRASNKLMQQLKDRLTTLQKSYAFRYPKNLYAQKQQDLDRKIDHLEAAMKRMVEKKHVKLDQISGLLVRNHPKKQWETEKASLEQHTKLLTKLMKQALQQKQWQFQNKLTKIDGLSPLKIMNRGYSLAYKEDGTIIKHVEQAKKGEAIQVHLQNGQLHCEIQDIKER
- a CDS encoding polyprenyl synthetase family protein, coding for MKEKKTIVEDALFSYMEKINAPKTLIEAMNYSLKAGGKRLRPLLVLATLHSFGKRESLGIPVACAIEMIHTYSLIHDDLPSMDDDDFRRGKPTNHKVFGEAMAILSGDALLTYSFDVITDLLNEGVEVIKVITLSRELAKAAGPVGMVGGQVADMEGEGKQLSLHELEYIHRNKTGELLKYSVVAGAILADASETDIAKMELFAEHVGLAFQIRDDILDIEGDAEKIGKPIGSDTANEKVTYPSLLTIEGAKEKLDFHITEAKRILLEVELESDLLEQLCDLIGNRDH